Part of the Sylvia atricapilla isolate bSylAtr1 chromosome 1, bSylAtr1.pri, whole genome shotgun sequence genome, GCAGCCCCCGCCTTCCtcacctccctctgccccacactcctcctcctgcccccaggaggggacaccggggacaaGAATCGCCGGGCAGAGCCTGGGTTGTTCCCAGGGTCTGGAGCCCATTCCCGGGGACACGATCCCATCCCAGGGACCCCACCCCATTCCCGGGGGGCAGAGGTCCTCCGCGGCAGGCAGGAGGCTGTTCCCGGGGCCCGGAGCCGTGCCCGGGGCACAGGCGCCCTTGCCCGGTCTCGGGAGTTTGTTCCTGGGGTCAGGATGTCATTCTCAGGGGACAAGACAACATTCCCGGCGGGACAAGACAACATTCCCGGCGGGCAGGAGCCGTTCCCGGGAGCACCAGCCCATTCCCGGGAGTCAGGAGCCCCTTCCCGGGGGCAGGGGTTTGGTGCCGAGGACAGGAGCCTGTTCCTGAGCGCAGGATGTCATTCCCAGTGGGACATGAAGCCATCCCCGGGGGCCTGAAGGTTgttcccaggagcaggagcccgTTCCCGGGAGCAGGAGCCCgttcccaggagcaggagcccgttcccaggagcaggagcccgTTCCCGGGAGGCTGGAGCCCgttcccaggagcaggagcccgTTCCCGGGAGGCTGGAGCCCGTTCCCGGGAGCAGGAGCCCGTTCCCGGGAGGCTGGAGCCCgttcccaggagctggagcccgttcccaggagctggagcccGTTCCCGGGAGCAGGAGCCCGTTCCAGGAGGCTGGAGTTTGTTCCCGGAGCACTGAAGCCCATTCCCGGGTGAAGGGTCTGTTCCCGGGGCGCAGGAGCCGCTCCCGGGGCTGCAGGCTGTTCCCGGGGGCAGGATGTTGGAGATGACGCCATTCCCGGGGTCTCTCCccccattccatcccatcccatcccgtcCCGTCCCATCCCGTCCCGTCCCACCCCGGCCCCTCCTCCCGGGGGGGTCAcccgcggggccggcccgggggcGGATTTGGGGGCAGATCCCAGGAAATCGGCTCATGCCGGCCCGACGCCAGCGGCCCGTGGATCCGTGAGGCCGTTCCCGGCGGGATGAGGCTGCCGGTGTCCCTGTGGCTGCCGCTGGCCCTGGCGGTGGCCGCGGTGGCCGCGGGCCAGTCCCCGCTCCAGCGGCGCGTGGTCCGCGATGTGCTGGAATATTTCCACGGGCGCAGCAACGTGCATTTCGTCTTCAAGGAGCGGGACGTGGACGGGGTCATCGAGCGGGTGAGTAACGGGACTCGGCACCGGGACTCGGCACCGGGACTCGGCACCGGGGATGGGGAGGGGcgccgggaggggcgggggtGTCCCGAGGGGAATGGGGACGGGGACGGAGTGTCCAGGAGGGAGCAGGCGGGGGAAGGGGTCAGCGAGGGGGGAACAGGGATTGGATCTAGGATTTGGGGCTCGGGATGGCCGCAGGAACAGGGAGAGGGTCGGGGCGgtgtcctgcagggagcaggtggTGAACGGGGTCACATCGAGCACGGCACAACAGGATTCGGGACTGGGATTCGGGATGACCGTGGGAATGGGGACGGTGTTGGGGTGTCCcggagggagcagagggagggttCAGGAGAGTGTTGGGGGGTCCCTGAGGGAATGGGAGATGGACAGGATCATGGAGAAGGTGAGCTTGGGATTTGGGGTTCGGGGTTCAGGACTGGGGTCCGGGATGGCCACGGGTATGGGGATGGGATCAGGGTGTCCCAAGGGGAATAGGCGGGTGCTGGGTGCCGGGGTGTCCCAAAGGGAATAGGCGGGTGCCGGGGTGTCCCAAGGGGAATAGGCCGGTGCTGGGGTGTCCCGGGGTGCCGGGGGGTGCCGGGGTGCCCCCGGGTCGGCCCTGCTGCCCGGGCTGAGCTTGGTTATTCATTAACGGATCTGAGATGATCCCGGTGCTCGCACagccagctccatcccagagTGCCCCTGGACACTGTCCCGTGCCTGGGAAGGGCCAGGACTCCAGGGAGCCTCCACTTTGGGCCActtgcccatccctggagtcATTCCTGGGATGGGTTTACCTGAGGGTCTCCAGGATTCAGGATCCCTCCCAAGGTTTAGGGTCACtcctggggtttgggggctttATTTCCCTGGGaatctgtggggtttgggagTCCCTCGGGAGGCGGGGATCCCTCCGGGGCCGTGCCACACCCTGCCACCCCTGTCCCCGCAGGAGGACGCCTCGGGGACGTTCGTGCAGCTGCgcctggccctggcacagacatCGTGTCGGAAGCGGGCGCCGCAGCGGCACTGCCGGGTGCTGGAGAACCGGGTGAGGGGGGACCTTGGCACCGTCCTGGGgtgtccctcctgccctggggcacgGCCCAGCGTGTTCCCATCTCCCCTGGGCACATCCCGGAGTGTTGTCCCTTCCCTCAGGACACATTCCAAGCTGTCCCCCTCCCTTGGGACACATCCTGTTCCCCCTGTAGGGCGCCATCCCTGAATGTTCCCCATCCCTTGGGCACATCCCTGAATGTCCCCTCTCCCCTGGGGCACATCCCCGAATGTCCCCTATCCCTCGGGGCCCATCTCGGGTGTCCCCTCTCCCCCGGGGCACATCCCTGAATGTCCCCTCTCCCCTGGGGCACATCCCTCAATGTCCCCTCTCCCCCGGGGCACATCCCTGGGTTTTCCACATCCCTTGGGCACATCCCTGAATGTCCCCTATCCCTCGGGGCCCATCTCGggtgtcccctctcccctggGGCACATCCCTGGGTTTTCCACAGCCCTTGGGCCCCATCCCAGAGGTCACACAGCCCCTAAGCCTCCTGCagacccccgtgtccccaccatgctgctgtgggtgccagGGTGGGACAGAGAGGATGGTGGTTGGTGCCAGAGGGGCCCCAGGGGTTCCCGGGGGTGACATCCCATCATGTCCCCAGAGGAAGCCAGTCTGCCTGGCCTGCTACAAGTTCGACACCAGTGACGTCCCCAAGGTGCTGGACAAGTACCACAACTGCGGCCCCAGCCACCACCTGGCTGCCAAGGTGAGGTGCCTccagtgtcccccagtgcccccggcgtcccctccgtgtccccacccggtgccagcccctgctgtgcccGCAGGAGATCCGGCAGCGGGACGAGGCCGAGTGCCGGGCGGTGGAGGAGGCCGGGAAAGGGGGGGACACGCTGTACCTGCCCGGAATGTTCGCCTTCTCCCGGGGGCTGCCGGCCTAGGTGGGTACGgggacacccctggggacaccccgggctgggggcagggggacacaggCATCCCATCGCCGCCCCCCTGCTCCGTGTCCCCTTTGCAGGCACCACGGCACCGATGGACGCTGCCACGGCGGTCCCGGCCTCTCCTGCTTGTCACCCCCCGGCACCGTGTGACCCAGGAGGGTCCCGGGCGTGTCCCCCCCTCCCGCCTGTCCCCGCTGCCCAGTAAACCCAGCGCTGGCTCCGCTGTCACGGCTCTCATTGCCGCCTGGCACCGCCCGTGTCAcctcccctgctgtccccagggatgagACGGGGACGTGGTGGGGAGTGGGCTCCACGTCGCCACTGCCCGTGTCACCTGTTGTCCCCAGGGGTGAAAGGGAGATGATGGGTGCGGGCTGAGCAGTGGAGAGACCCCTGAGGCcacaggacagagggacacTGGAGGGTGGGACATGTTTAATGCACATTGCCACCGTGTCCCCGAGATGTCCCACAGCTGAGGCTGGTCTCCCCAcggctcctctgctgctccctggggatcCTCTGCCGGGCcgtggtggcactgggggtgCCCTAGCTCCAGTGTGGGGGTCCCACAGCTCAGAAGGTGAAGGAGACAGGCTGGTGGTGGCTCTGGGGGTCTCAAGGTGACACTGTGGGCTCTGGTGGCTTTCCTGGACCCACTTTTGGGGTCCCAGGGGTAAGAAAAAGCAGTTGGGCAGGGGTGGCATTGAGGGTCTCCTAGACCTGTTTTTGGGGTCTCACAGTTGAGAAGATGAAGGAGCTGGACTGGTGATGCCTCTGGGGGtatcccagccctgctttcGGGGTCTAAGCTCAGGCTGTGGTGGCTCTGGGGGTTCTCCAGTCCCATCTTTGGGGTCGAATGGCTCAGATGGGGGCAGCTGTGGTGGCTCTGGGGGTTCTCCTGGCCTGGTTTTGGGGACCTATGGCTTAGATGAGGGCGGCTTTGGGCGGTGGTGGTTCTGGGGGTTTTCCAGTCCCATCTTTGGGGTCGAATGGCTCAGATGAGGGCAGCTGTGGTGGCTCTGGGGGTTCTCCTGACACCGTTTTTCGGTCAAATGGCTCAGATGAGGGCAGCTTTGAGGGTTCTCCAGTCCCATCTTTGGGGTCCTGTGGCTCAGATGAGGGCGGCTTTGGGCGGTGGTCGCTCTGGGGGTTCTCCTGACACCGTTTTTCAGTCGAATGGCTCAGATGAGGGCAGCTTTGAAGGGTTCTCCAGTCCCATCTTTGGggtcccccagcccagccagcgCAGCCTCCATGCTGTGGCACCCTTGGGCGGCCCGGCGGCGCTCAGAAGCCGAAGTTGCCGTGGTGGCGGCGGCCGAGGGCGCGCTGGGCCTGGGCGATGGAGTCGTCGGCGCGGCGGCCGAGCTCGCGGCACTCTCGCAGGGCCTGGCCCAGCTGCCGCGTGGCCTCCTCCAGCACGACGCTGCGGCGCGCCGGCCGCGGCTCCCAGAATCCGGCCTGCACCCAGGGCTGCGGCGGCTCCGCGGGTGCGGCGGGCTCGGCCTCGGCGTCCAGCGCGGCGTCCAGCTCCCGGCACAGGCGGAAGAGCTCGCTGCCGCGGCCCGCCACGCGCTGCCCGTCGATGGCCTTGAGGCCCGGCAGCATGGCGGCCAGCGCGGCGCGGTAGGCCGGAGCGGCGCACACCGGGTTGCCCAGGTTGCCCAGCGGGTCCCGCAGCCGCAGGCTCTCCAGGTGCCGCAGGCCCTGCAGGCAGCGCAGCTGGCGCAGGCTGCGCAGCCGGTTCCCGGCCAGGTTGAGCTGGCGCAGGCTGCGGCAGCCCCGCAGCGGCTCCACGCTGGCCACGCGGTTCCCGGCCAGGTTGAGCACGGCCAGGGCGCGCAGCGCGGCCAGCGGCGCCAGCCCCGCGATGGCGTTGCCCGACAGGTCCAGCCACTCCAGGTTGGAGCAGTCGGCCAGGCAGCCCAGGTGGGCGATGCCGCGGCCCCGCAGCCGCAGCAGCAGGATGGACTCCAGAGAGAACTCGCCCGTGGTGGCCTTGAGCAGCGCCGGCGTCACCCGCACCCCGGAGCCttcgtcctcctcctcctcctcctcctcctccacctcctcctccgATGGCTCCGACACCTCCGGCTCCGGCGCCTCCTCCCCGCGCCCCTCCATCCCTGAGGGGAGGTCCCGGGGGCACAAAGGGGCTGCGGTGGCACTGGGGGATCCCCCGGGGTGGCCTGAGGTGTGGGGACGCGTGTAGGGTGagtggggcacagggacacacgtGGGGCACGTCCAGGGAACAGGGGACGTGTCAGGGGGTGCGGAGCACAAGGAGACATGGGGCACATCTGGGGGTGTCACCTCCTCCCCACGGCCCTCTGTCCCCGTGggggccctgggctgggcaaggGGCTGCGGGTGGCACTGGGGAATGTCTCTGGACGGACACGGTGGCTATGGGGTGGTCTGCGGTGTGGGGACACGTGTGGGACACATCAGGGTAGGAACTGGGGTGCAGAGAATATGTGGGACACATCTGGGGGGGTCTTGGGGATGTGGGGACATATGTAGGACCCAAAGGGCATTGCTGTGGTCAGGGGACATGCGTAGGGCAGATCTGGGGGGAacctggggcacagggacagatCCAGGGCCCACGGAGAGCCCCCACATCCCAACTGGCCCTCACCCCAGCATCCCCCAGACCCACCGTGTTCCATCCCCCGGTGTCTCCAGGCCGCCCCATTCCCCCCGTCGATGCCCCCGTTCCACCCCAGAGCCGCCCATCGCCCCCGACCCAGCCCGCGACCCCACAGACCCCCCCCGTTCTCCCCCCCGGTGCTCCCAGACCCTTCTGTTGTCCCCGTGGGCCCCCCGAGCCCCTCCGTTCgcccccggtgtccccccggtgtcccccccATTCCCCAAATCCCCGCTCCCCCCGCTCTCACCgcgcggcggctcccggcggccCCGAGGCCACGCCCCCGTTACCATGGGAACGAGGCCCCGCCCACCCCGGGCACCGCTGGATCGCCCCGGCCACGCCCCCTCGCGTGGCCACGCCCCTTCCTCTCGGTCCCCGCGGCCCGTCCGCCCCGAGATGGCCCCGGGCTCCCCGACAAGTGCCACAAAACCGGCTTTTATTGGCAGTGCGACTTCATTCCCAGCGTGTCCTGCCCACGGCAGCGCCGCGCCGGGGACACCCCTCCTGTCCCCGCGCTGGGgtccccc contains:
- the LRRC61 gene encoding LOW QUALITY PROTEIN: leucine-rich repeat-containing protein 61 (The sequence of the model RefSeq protein was modified relative to this genomic sequence to represent the inferred CDS: inserted 4 bases in 3 codons; substituted 1 base at 1 genomic stop codon); amino-acid sequence: MPFGSYICPHIPKTPPDVSHIFSAPQFLPXCVPHVSPHRRPPHSHRVRPETFPSATRSPLPSPGPPXGTEGRGEEVTPPDVPHVSLCSAPPDTSPVPWTCXPRVSLCPTHPTRVPTPQATPXGSPSATAAPLCPRDLPSGMEGRGEEAPEPEVSEPSEEEVEEEEEEEEDEGSGVRVTPALLKATTGEFSLESILLLRLRGRGIAHLGCLADCSNLEWLDLSGNAIAGLAPLAALRALAVLNLAGNRVASVEPLRGCRSLRQLNLAGNRLRSLRQLRCLQGLRHLESLRLRDPLGNLGNPVCAAPAYRAALAAMLPGLKAIDGQRVAGRGSELFRLCRELDAALDAEAEPAAPAEPPQPWVQAGFWEPRPARRSVVLEEATRQLGQALRECRELGRRADDSIAQAQRALGRRHHGNFGF
- the RARRES2 gene encoding LOW QUALITY PROTEIN: retinoic acid receptor responder protein 2 (The sequence of the model RefSeq protein was modified relative to this genomic sequence to represent the inferred CDS: deleted 1 base in 1 codon); protein product: MPARRQRPWIREAVPGGMRLPVSLWLPLALAVAAVAAGQSPLQRRVVRDVLEYFHGRSNVHFVFKERDVDGVIEREDASGTFVQLRLALAQTSCRKRAPQRHCRVLENRRKPVCLACYKFDTSDVPKVLDKYHNCGPSHHLAAKEIRQRDEAECRAVEEAGKGGDTLYLPGMFAFSRGLPA